The following proteins are encoded in a genomic region of Myxococcus virescens:
- a CDS encoding ferritin-like domain-containing protein, translated as MAEVQQPFLTDITEIRRRAREHLEEGAITEDYEGDVNATIKLLNDALATEIVCVLRYTYHYVAAVGIQSESVKDEFGQHAREEQQHALRIAERINQLGGKADFNPEGLLSRSASQYAEGQNLVDMIKENLIAERIAIQTYQEMVRYFANHDPTTRRMMEDILAKEEEHANDMHDLLVAHQGKPPLRS; from the coding sequence ATGGCCGAAGTCCAGCAGCCCTTCCTCACGGATATCACCGAGATTCGCCGCCGAGCCCGGGAGCACCTGGAGGAAGGCGCCATCACCGAAGACTACGAGGGCGACGTCAACGCCACCATCAAGCTGCTCAACGACGCGCTGGCGACGGAAATCGTCTGCGTGCTGCGCTACACCTACCACTACGTCGCCGCGGTGGGCATCCAGAGCGAGTCCGTCAAGGACGAGTTTGGACAGCACGCCCGCGAGGAGCAGCAGCACGCGCTTCGCATCGCCGAGCGCATCAACCAGCTTGGTGGCAAGGCGGACTTCAACCCCGAAGGACTGCTGTCCCGCAGCGCCAGCCAGTACGCCGAAGGGCAGAACCTGGTGGACATGATCAAGGAGAACCTCATCGCCGAGCGCATCGCCATCCAGACGTACCAGGAGATGGTGCGCTACTTCGCCAACCATGACCCGACGACGCGCCGGATGATGGAGGACATCCTCGCCAAGGAGGAGGAGCACGCCAACGACATGCATGACCTGCTGGTGGCGCACCAGGGCAAGCCGCCCCTGCGGAGCTGA
- a CDS encoding xylulokinase yields the protein MEGSVSHAGEQAILAIDLGTSAVKVAAVTLRGRILGGDVEPLELSLLPDGGAEQQPEAWWRAIVLATRRLLASGAVRAEDVIGVNCSSQWSGTVAVDASGTPVCPALIWMDSRGAPDVKRAVGGFLSVKGYDVRRLMTWIRLSGGVPSLSGKDPVGHILYLRRERPDVYRRTYKFLEPKDWLNLKLSGRCTASYDSITLHWVTDNRALGRIAYDDRLLKMAGLEREKLPDLVPASTVLGPLQAQAASELGLSEDVQVVTGAPDILAAAVGSGAVGDFEPHLCVGTSSWLCCHVPYKKTDLFHQMASVPSALPGRYLLANEQESAGICLTFLKDNILYGRDAGAGTDGDAPDLYQVMEAQAGNVPAGSDQLIFLPWLNGERSPVDDKSLRGGFFNQSLKTTRAHMVRAVMEGVAYNSRWLFTYVEQFVGRRLDSLRIIGGGARSALWCQIHADVLGRAVQQVDEPVLANARGAAFQAAVALGKLTVEEIPSLVPVARTFHPDSKNAALYDELFREFVNIYKHNKAIFARLNRARSA from the coding sequence ATGGAGGGAAGTGTGTCCCACGCAGGTGAGCAGGCCATCCTGGCCATTGACCTCGGGACGTCCGCCGTCAAGGTGGCGGCCGTCACGCTGAGGGGACGGATTCTGGGCGGTGACGTGGAGCCGCTGGAGCTGTCCCTGCTCCCGGATGGGGGCGCCGAGCAGCAGCCGGAGGCGTGGTGGCGCGCCATCGTCCTGGCGACGCGCCGCCTGCTGGCCTCCGGGGCCGTGCGCGCGGAGGACGTCATCGGCGTCAACTGCAGCTCGCAGTGGTCCGGCACCGTCGCGGTGGACGCGTCCGGAACGCCCGTGTGCCCCGCGCTCATCTGGATGGACTCGCGCGGCGCGCCGGACGTGAAGCGCGCGGTGGGCGGCTTCCTCTCCGTGAAGGGCTACGACGTTCGCCGCCTGATGACGTGGATTCGCCTGTCGGGCGGAGTGCCCAGCCTGTCGGGCAAGGACCCGGTGGGCCACATCCTCTACCTGCGGCGCGAGCGCCCGGACGTGTACCGCCGGACGTACAAGTTCCTGGAGCCGAAGGACTGGCTCAACCTGAAGCTGAGTGGCCGCTGCACCGCCTCGTATGACTCCATCACCCTGCACTGGGTGACGGACAACCGCGCGCTGGGCCGCATCGCCTATGACGACCGGCTGCTGAAGATGGCGGGGCTCGAGCGGGAGAAGCTCCCGGACCTGGTCCCCGCCTCCACGGTGCTGGGGCCGCTCCAGGCACAGGCCGCGAGCGAGCTGGGCCTGAGTGAGGACGTTCAGGTGGTGACGGGCGCGCCGGACATCCTCGCCGCCGCCGTGGGTTCTGGCGCGGTGGGAGACTTCGAGCCCCACCTGTGCGTGGGGACCTCGTCGTGGCTGTGCTGCCACGTGCCCTACAAGAAGACGGACCTCTTCCACCAGATGGCGTCCGTGCCGTCCGCCCTGCCCGGGCGCTACCTGCTGGCCAACGAGCAGGAGTCCGCCGGCATCTGCCTCACCTTCCTCAAGGACAACATCCTGTATGGCCGGGATGCGGGGGCGGGCACGGACGGGGACGCGCCGGACCTCTACCAGGTGATGGAGGCGCAGGCAGGCAACGTCCCCGCGGGCAGCGACCAGCTCATCTTCCTGCCCTGGCTCAACGGCGAGCGCAGCCCGGTGGATGACAAGTCGCTGCGCGGCGGCTTCTTCAACCAGTCCCTGAAGACGACGCGGGCGCACATGGTCCGGGCGGTGATGGAGGGCGTCGCCTACAACTCGCGCTGGCTCTTCACCTATGTGGAGCAGTTCGTGGGCCGGCGGTTGGACTCGCTGCGAATCATCGGCGGCGGGGCGCGCTCCGCGCTGTGGTGCCAGATTCACGCGGACGTGCTGGGCCGCGCGGTGCAGCAGGTGGATGAACCGGTGCTCGCCAACGCGAGAGGCGCCGCGTTCCAGGCCGCGGTGGCGCTGGGGAAGCTGACGGTGGAGGAGATTCCCTCGCTCGTGCCGGTCGCCCGCACCTTTCATCCGGATTCGAAGAACGCGGCGCTCTACGACGAGCTGTTTCGCGAGTTCGTCAACATCTACAAACACAACAAGGCCATCTTCGCGCGGCTCAATCGCGCGCGAAGCGCCTGA
- a CDS encoding ArnT family glycosyltransferase, with amino-acid sequence MRRRFTAVSELCRRHPVALGAAATFSLSLLLRWLYLQASPDRAWPFSIFFYGDARFFHAYAADLARGHTGPATLPYHPPLFPWLLGLLYRVLGPPQGSAYPYKLALALLNAGTVAFTGWWWRKVLGTGWSLLGAALFASSFGWLVLSTTYSNEVLYVLFLSATCALMLQHRAGPTWTGAVLLGAVMGLGSLTRAEHLYLWPFLLAWAWLYRGATPPRTLALRWGAALLVTAVVLAPWAIHNARVLRELNARTPHLEPLPVLAPVTVYGPINFAMANHAAATGGFTPDSVNQMGQEGFLDVANPAQRHLLLHGYAEGLAWMRDAPADAARLWLAKLDRWLDGFRLGLGASNLPAGLHGARAPVDVFVPESAWLKWPLTLLLLAGAALSLRPAWRGFALFTAVLLHRALITVAFFGYTRGLLAVFPALIPLLLLPLVVLATRASPQRWATRLPAVAAAALLFFWVEAGVLALTAPRRFMASGSTDRASGKLIQDDWVRIWPD; translated from the coding sequence ATGCGCAGGCGCTTCACCGCTGTGAGCGAGCTGTGTCGGCGGCACCCGGTGGCCCTGGGCGCCGCCGCGACCTTCAGCCTCAGCCTGCTGCTGCGCTGGCTCTACCTGCAGGCGTCGCCCGACCGGGCCTGGCCCTTCTCCATTTTCTTCTACGGCGACGCGCGCTTCTTCCACGCCTACGCCGCCGACCTCGCGCGCGGGCACACCGGGCCCGCCACCCTGCCCTACCACCCGCCCCTGTTCCCCTGGCTCCTGGGGCTGCTCTACCGCGTGCTGGGCCCGCCGCAGGGCAGCGCCTACCCGTACAAGCTCGCGCTGGCGCTGCTGAACGCGGGCACGGTCGCCTTCACGGGCTGGTGGTGGCGCAAGGTGCTGGGCACCGGCTGGAGCCTGCTGGGCGCCGCCCTCTTCGCGAGCAGCTTCGGCTGGCTGGTGCTGTCCACCACGTACAGCAACGAAGTGCTCTACGTCCTCTTCCTCTCGGCCACCTGCGCGCTGATGCTCCAGCACCGCGCGGGCCCCACGTGGACGGGCGCCGTGCTGCTGGGCGCCGTCATGGGCCTGGGTTCGCTCACCCGCGCCGAGCACCTGTACCTCTGGCCCTTCCTCCTCGCCTGGGCCTGGCTCTACCGAGGCGCCACGCCCCCGCGGACACTGGCCTTGCGTTGGGGCGCGGCCCTGCTCGTCACCGCCGTCGTGCTGGCCCCCTGGGCAATCCACAACGCGCGCGTGCTGCGCGAGCTCAACGCCCGGACGCCGCACCTGGAGCCGCTGCCCGTGCTGGCCCCCGTCACCGTGTACGGCCCCATCAACTTCGCCATGGCGAACCACGCCGCGGCCACCGGGGGCTTCACGCCCGACAGCGTCAACCAGATGGGCCAGGAGGGCTTCCTGGACGTGGCCAACCCCGCCCAACGCCACCTGTTGCTGCACGGGTACGCGGAGGGGCTCGCGTGGATGCGGGATGCCCCGGCGGACGCGGCGCGTCTGTGGCTGGCCAAGCTGGACCGCTGGCTGGACGGCTTCCGGCTGGGTCTGGGGGCCTCCAACCTGCCCGCGGGACTGCACGGCGCCCGAGCCCCCGTGGACGTCTTCGTGCCGGAGAGCGCGTGGCTGAAGTGGCCGCTCACCCTGCTGCTGCTCGCGGGCGCCGCGCTGTCCTTGCGGCCCGCGTGGCGCGGCTTCGCGCTCTTCACCGCGGTGCTGCTGCACCGGGCCCTCATCACCGTCGCCTTCTTCGGCTACACGCGCGGCCTGCTCGCCGTCTTTCCCGCGCTCATCCCGTTGCTGTTGCTGCCGCTCGTGGTGCTCGCCACACGCGCCTCCCCACAGCGGTGGGCCACCCGGCTGCCCGCCGTCGCCGCCGCCGCGTTGCTCTTCTTCTGGGTGGAGGCCGGCGTGCTCGCGCTGACCGCGCCCCGGCGCTTCATGGCCAGCGGGAGCACCGACCGCGCCAGCGGCAAGCTCATCCAGGATGACTGGGTGCGCATCTGGCCAGACTGA
- a CDS encoding DUF6484 domain-containing protein has product MRAKAGETVPFVGDAEEPRVGSRGPRVGWLVGVDGEGNPQVDFEGNTAGPLSARTIIPMSPKVLADATARRPGAVLLFEQDDLSRPVLIGLLQPASTSPLVEALLSGAADSESALDAHVDGRRVVLEGKEEVVLRCGEATITLRRNGKVVIRGVQVETHATGTNRIKGASVKVN; this is encoded by the coding sequence ATGCGCGCAAAGGCTGGAGAAACGGTTCCGTTCGTAGGAGATGCGGAAGAGCCGCGTGTCGGCTCCCGGGGGCCACGTGTAGGCTGGCTCGTGGGAGTGGATGGCGAGGGCAATCCACAGGTGGACTTCGAGGGAAATACGGCGGGTCCCCTTTCTGCGCGCACCATCATCCCCATGAGCCCCAAGGTCCTGGCGGACGCCACCGCGCGAAGGCCAGGGGCGGTCCTGCTCTTCGAGCAGGATGACCTGTCGCGACCGGTGCTCATCGGGCTGCTTCAACCTGCGTCCACCTCGCCCTTGGTCGAAGCATTGCTTTCGGGAGCAGCCGACTCAGAATCCGCCTTGGATGCCCATGTAGATGGCCGGCGAGTCGTCCTGGAGGGAAAAGAGGAGGTCGTGCTCCGGTGTGGCGAAGCCACCATCACGCTGCGGCGCAATGGGAAGGTCGTCATCCGGGGCGTCCAGGTCGAAACCCACGCCACGGGCACCAATCGCATCAAGGGCGCCTCGGTGAAGGTCAACTAG
- a CDS encoding TIGR02270 family protein: MILWDILEEHLNEAAFLWGQWERSLRSPRYVLREVIDGPEERLLAHVEGLCEGGALAIERLLRPALEEEDTGFFCTAAFTLLSDSMAAHLDTLLDGFDEASEQRQSCIRRVLELGGGEALTARMERILTEGTAPASVLATALDALSLRQPHSRVELKPFLSSAIPRLQAAALRAVGRWLSPLDTAALARPLDSPDASVRDAALVAGLLLGRRAAWSACRHFVEARVPAIARAALLVAMGGQPKDIEMLTKALDTPELQGDVLRALGTSGSPTAVEACLPHLRNPKVAHLAAEAISTITGLVVEGPFRREAPDNEGDEDDAPLIPAPEDDLPFPDHEAIEAWWKEQRKRFMPGTRYLHGQPMTAALILEALRQAPMLRRPALALNVAIRSKGAIRLNPDGFAQEQWAQVSRLRPASVSHPSQPYSDFAQTL; the protein is encoded by the coding sequence ATGATTCTCTGGGACATCCTCGAAGAGCATCTCAACGAAGCAGCCTTTCTCTGGGGACAGTGGGAACGTTCGCTACGCTCGCCCCGGTACGTGCTGAGAGAGGTCATCGACGGGCCTGAGGAGCGATTGCTTGCGCACGTGGAAGGCCTGTGCGAGGGCGGAGCGCTCGCCATCGAGCGCCTGCTGCGACCCGCGCTCGAAGAAGAGGATACCGGCTTCTTTTGTACCGCTGCCTTCACCTTGCTGTCGGATTCGATGGCGGCGCATCTCGACACGCTGCTGGATGGCTTTGACGAGGCTTCGGAGCAGCGACAGTCCTGCATCCGCCGCGTGCTGGAACTGGGAGGGGGCGAGGCCCTCACGGCACGGATGGAGAGGATATTGACGGAAGGTACGGCCCCCGCGTCCGTACTTGCCACCGCGCTCGATGCATTGAGCCTCCGGCAGCCGCATTCCCGTGTCGAACTGAAGCCGTTCTTGTCCAGCGCAATCCCCCGGCTCCAGGCCGCCGCTCTGCGCGCGGTGGGACGCTGGCTGTCTCCACTCGACACTGCGGCGCTGGCGCGCCCCCTGGACTCGCCGGACGCATCTGTCCGCGACGCCGCGCTCGTCGCGGGGCTGTTGCTGGGCCGACGGGCTGCATGGAGCGCCTGCAGGCACTTCGTCGAGGCCCGCGTACCGGCCATCGCGCGAGCTGCACTCCTCGTGGCGATGGGAGGCCAACCCAAGGACATCGAGATGCTGACGAAGGCGCTGGATACGCCCGAACTCCAGGGGGACGTGCTCCGGGCACTGGGAACCAGTGGGAGTCCGACGGCCGTCGAGGCCTGCCTCCCCCACTTGCGAAATCCGAAGGTGGCCCACCTCGCGGCGGAAGCCATCTCCACCATCACGGGCCTGGTCGTGGAAGGCCCCTTCCGTCGGGAGGCACCAGACAATGAGGGGGATGAGGACGATGCCCCGCTCATCCCGGCGCCCGAGGATGATCTGCCATTCCCCGACCACGAGGCCATTGAGGCCTGGTGGAAGGAGCAGCGAAAGCGCTTCATGCCGGGCACGCGCTATCTGCACGGACAACCGATGACCGCCGCACTGATACTGGAGGCACTGCGACAGGCGCCCATGTTACGGCGGCCTGCCCTTGCTCTGAATGTCGCCATTCGCAGCAAGGGGGCCATCCGACTGAATCCCGATGGCTTCGCCCAGGAGCAATGGGCGCAGGTCTCGCGGCTGCGCCCAGCTTCCGTTTCCCACCCCTCCCAGCCCTACTCCGACTTCGCTCAGACCTTGTAG
- a CDS encoding PepSY domain-containing protein encodes MRHTRVSAACLVLLLSTSAWAFKPPDKGQSAVADKAFFKPELYLPIQNMPLQQARQQMNSLGADAWDDFFKRNGREFNVYIDPRTGTPTAVQGTIPLIPGDGFNNKVTMDEVRESIGRSIANVDEAAVGDLIFKFIADNQAAFNVDLMQMGSPRVTRINDDLIQVHISQQVNGVPVRHGRIAATISHGNLILIGTEAWANVRIDTRPRLTPQDALVSGNGFVGLNTSPQTLWQQPTLEIAPVALNGETFNGAVGTGYEHRLVYTYGFSEAGGDQRWKSTVDAQTGEVLAVEDDNHYFDAQMKGGIYPSTNIGTCTSNETCGTMQPNSPMPWANTGLAAPNNFTDGAGIVNYSSGTVTTTLAGKYVRISDSCGAINISSSTGNLNLGGVNNDHDCTVPPGTSPGNTAASRSSFYELNKLAEQARGWLPTNTWLQGQLLSNVNINSTCNAFWNGSSVNFYRSGGGCRNTGEIGAVFDHEWGHGIDDFDANGSLSNSSEGYADIAAIYRLQTSCVGYGFFQTVNTGCGLTPDGTGYNQQEAQVSGQSWCNTKCSGVRDADWAASVPNIPATPQNFVCPMCSSGSGPCSRQVHCAASPVRQAAWDFVTRDLTAPPFNYDSNTAFIVGNKTFYQGSGNVGTWHACNCTAGTSDGCGATNGYMQWLAADDDDGNLANGTPHMSAIYAAYNRHRIACSTPTVTNSGCASGPTAAPANTTATPGDGQVSLSWNASAGATQYWVMKTEGFAGCDFGKAKVATVTGTTYTDGEVANGRQYCYSIVPASSNACYGAASACTCATPVCAAPGTAVLAAPSGGATGVELSAVLDWNDVSGASTYEVQVATDAAFTNVVASATALTASTWTVSPALATSTSFYWRVRASNSCGGVGAWTAASSFTTRGCVALAAPTLSSPADGATGVGTSAALDWSDVTSAATYEVQVATDSAFTNVVRSATALTASAWTVTPALSSSTPYYWRARAADSCGTSAYSTARSFTTTNICTPVAATYNATLRTPSCGNVCGCDTGTVLVNGRGTLSGGAEPNQPNTLNASCADGSSGTYHSDESIDRVVLRTVDHSAFSVGKQVTAEVTVWCWGSTDRFDLYYTTNTSAPSWTALTTDVACTGSGARTFTHTFNLGTTAGNHAIRAQFRYGGTASSCTSGSYNDRDDLVFGVAATVASAAPEKTRSVQGRSTQAAR; translated from the coding sequence ATGCGCCACACACGGGTGTCAGCAGCATGTCTCGTCCTGCTCCTATCCACCTCCGCCTGGGCCTTCAAGCCACCTGACAAGGGACAGAGCGCCGTCGCCGACAAGGCATTCTTCAAACCAGAGCTGTACCTGCCCATCCAGAACATGCCGTTGCAGCAGGCCCGCCAGCAGATGAACTCGCTCGGCGCCGACGCGTGGGACGACTTCTTCAAGCGCAATGGGCGCGAGTTCAACGTCTACATCGACCCGCGCACGGGAACACCCACCGCGGTGCAAGGCACCATTCCCCTCATCCCGGGTGACGGCTTCAACAACAAGGTCACCATGGACGAGGTCCGTGAGTCCATTGGCCGCTCCATCGCGAACGTGGACGAGGCCGCCGTCGGTGACCTCATCTTCAAGTTCATCGCGGACAACCAGGCCGCGTTCAACGTCGACCTGATGCAGATGGGCAGCCCCCGGGTGACGCGCATCAACGACGACCTCATCCAGGTCCACATCTCCCAGCAGGTCAACGGCGTCCCGGTGCGCCACGGGCGCATCGCGGCCACCATCAGCCACGGCAACCTCATCCTCATCGGCACCGAGGCCTGGGCCAACGTGCGCATCGACACCCGCCCCCGGCTGACCCCGCAGGACGCGCTGGTGTCCGGTAACGGCTTCGTGGGGCTGAACACCAGTCCCCAGACGCTGTGGCAGCAGCCCACGTTGGAGATTGCCCCCGTGGCGCTCAACGGCGAGACCTTCAACGGCGCCGTCGGCACCGGCTACGAGCACCGGCTCGTGTACACCTACGGCTTCTCCGAGGCCGGCGGGGACCAGCGCTGGAAGTCGACGGTGGACGCCCAAACCGGCGAGGTGCTCGCCGTGGAGGACGACAACCACTACTTCGATGCGCAGATGAAGGGCGGCATCTATCCGTCCACCAACATCGGCACCTGCACCTCCAACGAGACGTGCGGCACCATGCAGCCCAACTCGCCCATGCCCTGGGCCAACACCGGACTGGCGGCGCCCAACAACTTCACGGACGGGGCGGGCATCGTCAACTACAGCTCCGGCACCGTCACCACCACGCTGGCGGGCAAGTACGTGCGCATCAGCGACTCGTGCGGCGCCATCAACATCAGCTCCTCCACGGGCAACCTCAACCTGGGCGGCGTGAACAACGACCACGACTGCACGGTGCCTCCGGGCACGTCGCCGGGCAACACCGCCGCGTCCCGCTCCAGCTTCTACGAGCTGAACAAGCTGGCCGAGCAGGCCCGCGGGTGGCTGCCCACCAACACCTGGCTCCAGGGCCAGCTGCTCTCCAACGTCAACATCAACAGCACCTGCAACGCCTTCTGGAACGGCAGCTCGGTGAACTTCTACCGGAGCGGCGGCGGCTGCCGGAACACCGGTGAGATTGGCGCCGTGTTCGACCACGAGTGGGGCCACGGCATCGACGACTTCGACGCCAACGGCTCGCTCAGCAACTCGTCGGAAGGCTACGCGGACATCGCGGCCATCTACCGCCTGCAGACGTCCTGCGTGGGCTACGGCTTCTTCCAGACGGTCAACACCGGCTGCGGCCTGACGCCGGACGGCACGGGCTACAACCAGCAGGAGGCGCAGGTCTCCGGCCAGTCGTGGTGCAACACCAAGTGCTCCGGCGTGCGTGACGCGGACTGGGCCGCCAGCGTGCCCAACATCCCCGCCACGCCGCAGAACTTCGTGTGCCCCATGTGCAGCTCCGGCTCCGGCCCGTGCAGCCGCCAGGTCCACTGCGCGGCCTCGCCCGTGCGTCAGGCGGCCTGGGACTTCGTCACGCGCGACTTGACGGCGCCGCCGTTCAACTACGACTCCAACACCGCCTTCATCGTGGGCAACAAGACGTTCTACCAGGGCAGCGGCAACGTGGGCACGTGGCACGCCTGTAACTGCACGGCGGGCACGTCCGACGGCTGCGGCGCCACCAACGGCTACATGCAGTGGCTGGCGGCGGACGACGACGACGGCAACCTGGCCAACGGCACGCCGCACATGTCCGCCATCTACGCGGCGTACAACCGGCACCGCATCGCGTGCTCCACCCCGACGGTGACGAACAGCGGCTGCGCCTCCGGCCCCACCGCGGCGCCCGCCAACACCACCGCCACCCCGGGTGACGGGCAGGTCAGCCTGAGCTGGAACGCGTCCGCGGGCGCCACCCAGTACTGGGTGATGAAGACGGAGGGCTTCGCGGGCTGCGACTTCGGGAAGGCGAAGGTCGCCACCGTCACCGGCACCACCTATACGGACGGCGAGGTCGCCAACGGCCGGCAGTACTGCTACTCCATCGTCCCGGCGTCCTCCAACGCGTGCTACGGCGCCGCCAGCGCGTGCACGTGCGCCACGCCCGTCTGTGCCGCGCCCGGCACGGCCGTGCTCGCCGCGCCCTCCGGCGGCGCCACCGGCGTGGAGCTGTCCGCGGTGCTGGACTGGAACGACGTCTCCGGCGCCTCCACATACGAGGTGCAGGTCGCCACCGACGCGGCCTTCACCAACGTGGTGGCCAGCGCCACCGCGCTGACGGCCAGCACCTGGACGGTGTCGCCAGCCCTGGCCACCAGCACCTCGTTCTACTGGCGCGTGCGCGCGAGCAACTCGTGCGGTGGCGTGGGCGCCTGGACCGCGGCGTCCAGCTTCACCACGCGCGGCTGCGTCGCCCTGGCGGCGCCCACGCTGAGCAGCCCCGCCGACGGCGCCACCGGTGTCGGCACGTCCGCGGCGCTCGACTGGAGCGACGTGACCAGCGCCGCCACCTACGAGGTCCAGGTGGCCACGGACTCGGCCTTCACCAACGTGGTCCGCTCGGCCACCGCCCTGACGGCCAGCGCGTGGACGGTGACGCCCGCGCTGAGCAGCAGCACCCCGTACTACTGGCGCGCACGGGCGGCCGACTCCTGCGGCACCAGCGCCTACAGCACCGCGAGAAGCTTCACCACCACCAACATCTGCACGCCGGTGGCCGCCACCTACAACGCCACGCTGCGGACACCGTCCTGCGGCAACGTGTGCGGGTGTGACACCGGGACGGTGCTCGTCAACGGCCGCGGCACCCTGTCCGGCGGCGCCGAGCCCAACCAGCCCAACACCCTCAACGCCTCCTGCGCTGACGGAAGCTCCGGCACCTACCACAGCGATGAGAGCATCGACCGTGTCGTCCTCCGCACGGTGGACCACAGCGCCTTCTCCGTCGGCAAGCAGGTGACGGCCGAGGTGACGGTGTGGTGCTGGGGCAGCACGGACCGCTTCGACCTGTACTACACGACCAACACCTCCGCGCCGTCGTGGACGGCGCTGACCACGGACGTGGCCTGTACGGGCAGCGGTGCGCGGACCTTCACGCACACCTTCAACCTGGGCACCACCGCGGGCAACCACGCCATCCGCGCGCAATTCCGATACGGCGGCACCGCGAGTTCGTGCACCTCCGGCAGCTACAATGACCGCGACGACCTCGTCTTCGGCGTGGCGGCCACGGTGGCCTCCGCGGCGCCGGAGAAGACGCGCAGCGTGCAGGGCCGCTCGACGCAGGCGGCCCGTTGA
- a CDS encoding pyridoxal phosphate-dependent decarboxylase family protein — protein sequence MALPDLKALSLLNHVPPRLLSAAERYLKAVPGVKGLLNRETGSLLSELESGLKPYRGKMQSFDHLPPTGRSREDVLRELQALESQEEYRWREGRVSGGVYNGDAEHIAFLNRVYALHSQSNPLHADLWPSATKFEAEVVAMTASMLGADVANAGQPEEARICGAMSSGGTESIMLAMKTYRDWARETKGITRPEMVAPASAHPAFDKAAHYFGIKMVRVPVGPDYRADVAAMRKAVNRNTIVIIGSAPGFPHGVIDPIEALSEIARKKRIGFHTDACLGGFVLPFAMKLGYDVPPFDFRLSGVTSMSVDTHKFGYAAKGSSVVLYRGTELRSHQYFTATDWPGGIYFSPTFSGSRPGALIASAWAALVSMGEQGYLDATRSILETAAAIKKGIRDIPELHVLGDPLFVIAFGSESVDIFQVMERMSEHGWNLNGLHKPSAVHLCVTLRHTQPGVADQFLVDLRDAVDYVKSHPSAKGTMAPVYGMAASVPFRGLVSDLLKKYMDLLYKV from the coding sequence ATGGCACTTCCAGACCTGAAGGCGCTGAGCCTGCTCAACCACGTCCCACCGAGGCTGCTTTCCGCGGCGGAGCGCTACCTCAAGGCTGTTCCGGGGGTGAAGGGCCTGCTCAACCGGGAGACGGGCTCGCTGCTGTCCGAACTGGAGAGCGGCCTCAAGCCCTACCGCGGGAAGATGCAGTCGTTCGACCACCTGCCGCCGACGGGGCGCTCGCGCGAGGACGTGCTGCGTGAGCTCCAGGCCCTGGAGTCGCAGGAGGAGTACCGCTGGCGGGAGGGCCGCGTGTCCGGAGGCGTGTACAACGGCGACGCGGAGCACATCGCGTTCCTCAACCGCGTCTATGCGCTGCATTCACAGAGCAACCCCCTGCACGCCGACCTGTGGCCCAGCGCCACCAAGTTCGAGGCGGAGGTGGTGGCGATGACGGCCAGCATGCTCGGCGCGGACGTGGCGAACGCCGGCCAGCCGGAGGAGGCGCGCATCTGCGGGGCCATGTCGTCCGGTGGCACCGAGAGCATCATGCTGGCGATGAAGACGTACCGGGACTGGGCCCGGGAGACCAAGGGCATCACCCGGCCGGAGATGGTGGCGCCCGCCAGCGCGCACCCGGCCTTCGACAAGGCGGCGCACTACTTCGGCATCAAGATGGTGCGCGTCCCGGTGGGCCCGGACTACCGCGCGGACGTGGCCGCCATGCGCAAGGCGGTGAACCGCAACACCATCGTCATCATCGGCTCCGCACCGGGCTTTCCGCACGGGGTCATCGACCCCATCGAGGCGCTGTCCGAGATTGCGCGCAAGAAGCGCATCGGCTTCCACACCGACGCATGCCTGGGCGGCTTCGTGCTGCCTTTCGCCATGAAGCTGGGCTACGACGTGCCGCCCTTCGACTTCCGGCTGTCGGGCGTGACGTCCATGTCCGTGGACACGCACAAGTTTGGCTACGCGGCCAAGGGCTCCTCGGTGGTGTTGTACCGGGGCACGGAGCTGCGGTCGCACCAGTACTTCACGGCGACGGACTGGCCGGGTGGCATCTACTTCTCGCCCACCTTCTCCGGCAGCCGGCCCGGGGCGCTCATCGCCTCGGCGTGGGCCGCGCTGGTGAGCATGGGCGAGCAGGGCTACCTGGACGCCACCCGGAGCATCCTGGAGACGGCGGCGGCCATCAAGAAGGGCATCCGCGACATCCCGGAGCTGCACGTGCTGGGCGACCCGCTGTTCGTCATCGCCTTCGGTTCGGAGTCCGTGGACATCTTCCAGGTGATGGAGCGGATGAGCGAGCACGGGTGGAACCTCAATGGCCTGCACAAACCGTCCGCCGTCCACCTGTGCGTCACGCTGCGCCACACGCAGCCCGGCGTCGCGGACCAGTTCCTGGTCGACCTGCGCGACGCCGTGGACTACGTGAAGTCCCACCCCAGCGCGAAGGGGACGATGGCGCCCGTGTACGGCATGGCCGCCTCCGTGCCCTTCCGCGGTCTGGTGAGCGACCTGCTCAAGAAGTACATGGACCTGCTCTACAAGGTCTGA